A window from Rhineura floridana isolate rRhiFlo1 chromosome 19, rRhiFlo1.hap2, whole genome shotgun sequence encodes these proteins:
- the CCDC74B gene encoding coiled-coil domain-containing protein 74B isoform X1: MQSSGFPPLGRSHSRSFLLPHWQRGGAPPDQRATPPEVAAHAAPRPPPPAALVAAEAWKRAATDLERSLKFLQEQHAETLQELHAEIDRLKRQNKDLHYKLIMHPMLQKTTGFPSSTLPGKAQPGSNSKGKAAGNWMAAAAATKEKHAEPKHLVRCEKLEEKPVSGEFIKEEENTEEEESAVGEIDGAMQKELEDLRPEQETLPAEAAPRRDSEVCDRMTSPIPFPSSSQSRAGDVKIPAASSNPFLVTVLPSYMRKPPTLEECEVVIRQLWNINHMQMQELMYLRSCLDDIHKTKRIPEDYMLAGQLGSQEATLLPRVKNGSKKCRILTPLPAAERAVLPALKQTLGNAFAERQKRTQAVQRNRLHRTAL; this comes from the exons ATGCAGAGCTCGGGCTTCCCGCCGCTGGGCCGCTCCCACTCCCGCTCCTTCCTCCTGCCGCACTGGCAGCGCGGAGGGGCGCCGCCGGACCAGCGAGCGACCCCGCCGGAGGTGGCCGCCCATGCCGCGCCGCGCCCTCCTCCGCCTGCCGCTCTCGTCGCGGCCGAGGCCTGGAAGCGGGCGGCCACCGACCTGGAGCGGAGCCTGAAATTCCTGCAGGAGCAACACGCGGAGACCCTGCAGGAGCTCCACGCGGAGATCGACCGCCTCAAGCGCCAGAACAAGG ATCTTCATTATAAGCTCATAATGCACCCAATGCTCCAGAAGACAACAG GCTTTCCTTCCAGCACTTTGCCAGGTAAGGCCCAGCCAGGAAGCAACTCAAAGGGCAAAGCAGCTGGCAACTggatggcagcagcggcagcaacaaaagaaaaacatgCAGAACCTAAACATCTTGTACGTTGTGAGAAACTGGAAGAGAAGCCAGTGAGTGGCGAGTTCATAAAGGAAGAGGAGAATACAGAAGAGGAGGAAAGTGCAGTAGGGGAGATAGACGGTGCAATGCAGAAGGAATTGGAGGACCTCAGGCCAGAGCAGGAGACGCTGCCAGCAGAGGCGGCTCCCCGCAG AGATTCAGAAGTCTGTGACAGGATGACGTCCCCAATACCTTTTCCATCATCAAGCCAAAGCAGAGCTGGGGATGTGAAAATCCCTGCTGCCTCTTCCAACCCTTTCTTGGTGACTGTGCTCCCTTCCTACATGCGGAAGCCGCCAACGCTGGAGGAGTGTGAGGTGGTCATTCGGCAGCTGTGGAACATCAATCACATGCAGATGCAAGAG CTGATGTATTTGAGATCGTGCCTGGACGACATCCACAAGACCAAAAGAATTCCTGAAGACTACATGCTAGCTGGTCAGCTTGG GAGCCAGGAGGCCACACTGTTACCAAGGGTGAAGAATGGTTCTAAGAAATG TAGGATCCTCACGCCATTGCCTGCTGCTGAAAGGGCCGTGTTGCCAGCACTGAAGCAGACATTGGGAAATGCTTTTGCCGAGAGACAGAAGAGAACGCAAGCCGTGCAGAGGAACAGGCTCCACCGGACAGCACTTTAG
- the CCDC74B gene encoding coiled-coil domain-containing protein 74B isoform X2 has translation MQSSGFPPLGRSHSRSFLLPHWQRGGAPPDQRATPPEVAAHAAPRPPPPAALVAAEAWKRAATDLERSLKFLQEQHAETLQELHAEIDRLKRQNKDLHYKLIMHPMLQKTTGFPSSTLPGKAQPGSNSKGKAAGNWMAAAAATKEKHAEPKHLVRCEKLEEKPVSGEFIKEEENTEEEESAVGEIDGAMQKELEDLRPEQETLPAEAAPRRDSEVCDRMTSPIPFPSSSQSRAGDVKIPAASSNPFLVTVLPSYMRKPPTLEECEVVIRQLWNINHMQMQELMYLRSCLDDIHKTKRIPEDYMLAGQLGSQEATLLPRVKNGSKKWILTPLPAAERAVLPALKQTLGNAFAERQKRTQAVQRNRLHRTAL, from the exons ATGCAGAGCTCGGGCTTCCCGCCGCTGGGCCGCTCCCACTCCCGCTCCTTCCTCCTGCCGCACTGGCAGCGCGGAGGGGCGCCGCCGGACCAGCGAGCGACCCCGCCGGAGGTGGCCGCCCATGCCGCGCCGCGCCCTCCTCCGCCTGCCGCTCTCGTCGCGGCCGAGGCCTGGAAGCGGGCGGCCACCGACCTGGAGCGGAGCCTGAAATTCCTGCAGGAGCAACACGCGGAGACCCTGCAGGAGCTCCACGCGGAGATCGACCGCCTCAAGCGCCAGAACAAGG ATCTTCATTATAAGCTCATAATGCACCCAATGCTCCAGAAGACAACAG GCTTTCCTTCCAGCACTTTGCCAGGTAAGGCCCAGCCAGGAAGCAACTCAAAGGGCAAAGCAGCTGGCAACTggatggcagcagcggcagcaacaaaagaaaaacatgCAGAACCTAAACATCTTGTACGTTGTGAGAAACTGGAAGAGAAGCCAGTGAGTGGCGAGTTCATAAAGGAAGAGGAGAATACAGAAGAGGAGGAAAGTGCAGTAGGGGAGATAGACGGTGCAATGCAGAAGGAATTGGAGGACCTCAGGCCAGAGCAGGAGACGCTGCCAGCAGAGGCGGCTCCCCGCAG AGATTCAGAAGTCTGTGACAGGATGACGTCCCCAATACCTTTTCCATCATCAAGCCAAAGCAGAGCTGGGGATGTGAAAATCCCTGCTGCCTCTTCCAACCCTTTCTTGGTGACTGTGCTCCCTTCCTACATGCGGAAGCCGCCAACGCTGGAGGAGTGTGAGGTGGTCATTCGGCAGCTGTGGAACATCAATCACATGCAGATGCAAGAG CTGATGTATTTGAGATCGTGCCTGGACGACATCCACAAGACCAAAAGAATTCCTGAAGACTACATGCTAGCTGGTCAGCTTGG GAGCCAGGAGGCCACACTGTTACCAAGGGTGAAGAATGGTTCTAAGAAATG GATCCTCACGCCATTGCCTGCTGCTGAAAGGGCCGTGTTGCCAGCACTGAAGCAGACATTGGGAAATGCTTTTGCCGAGAGACAGAAGAGAACGCAAGCCGTGCAGAGGAACAGGCTCCACCGGACAGCACTTTAG